The following are from one region of the Amycolatopsis sp. QT-25 genome:
- a CDS encoding DUF6801 domain-containing protein, whose translation MPLRINVRMLLAAGLIVLLTAGSLLFVAARSAAAGTPVAKKLSFTCPFPLIGLQKLDVNIKADFEVPTVPGGTLTTSGLTITVTVPDKAARGLNLVGAATIEGTAAAGVTLVNGDANPLPVRLPLNVAKTDLPPSGVFDTVATGSVPTITLAKPGKTTLTIGDFTTRLTPKKADGSFTGIGSFTSDCALDPGQDPVLLSFELGGKPAGHRYTVAGKTGLKALGAAAPLTGSFDLNPTAATVFSGGPVFDKAHADFRLFGFLPGSADLEFVADGPQGGDLTGTGFVARSRFTAVFPLVTLVGMPVSSGAGCRTSAPSTAELRTGDGFTMAAGGTLTGTYSLAPLTGCGAFTPYVSSLVQGDGNTFELTLTPR comes from the coding sequence ATGCCCCTTCGCATCAACGTCCGGATGCTCCTCGCGGCGGGCCTCATCGTCCTGCTCACCGCCGGCAGCCTGCTGTTCGTCGCCGCCCGGAGCGCGGCGGCGGGCACCCCCGTGGCCAAGAAACTGTCGTTCACCTGTCCGTTCCCGCTGATCGGGCTGCAGAAGCTCGACGTGAACATCAAAGCCGACTTCGAGGTCCCGACGGTGCCCGGCGGCACGCTCACCACCTCCGGGCTCACCATCACCGTGACCGTGCCGGACAAGGCCGCGCGCGGGCTGAACCTCGTCGGCGCCGCCACCATCGAGGGCACCGCGGCCGCGGGCGTGACGCTGGTCAACGGTGACGCGAACCCGCTCCCGGTGCGCCTCCCGCTGAACGTCGCCAAGACCGACCTCCCGCCGTCCGGCGTGTTCGACACGGTGGCGACGGGTTCCGTGCCCACGATCACGCTGGCGAAACCGGGCAAGACCACCCTGACCATCGGCGACTTCACCACCCGCCTCACCCCGAAGAAGGCCGACGGCTCGTTCACCGGGATCGGCTCGTTCACCTCGGACTGCGCGCTCGACCCCGGCCAGGACCCGGTGCTGCTCTCGTTCGAACTCGGCGGCAAGCCCGCGGGGCACCGGTACACGGTCGCCGGAAAGACCGGCCTCAAAGCACTCGGTGCCGCCGCGCCGCTGACCGGCTCGTTCGACCTGAACCCCACCGCGGCCACGGTGTTCAGCGGCGGCCCGGTGTTCGACAAGGCGCACGCCGACTTCCGGCTGTTCGGCTTCCTGCCGGGTTCGGCGGATCTGGAGTTCGTCGCCGACGGACCGCAGGGCGGCGATCTCACCGGGACCGGTTTCGTCGCGCGTTCCCGGTTCACCGCCGTTTTCCCGCTCGTCACGCTCGTCGGCATGCCGGTCAGCAGCGGGGCGGGGTGCCGGACATCGGCCCCGTCGACGGCGGAACTGCGCACCGGCGACGGCTTCACCATGGCGGCGGGCGGCACGCTCACCGGAACCTATTCACTGGCACCGCTGACCGGCTGCGGCGCGTTCACGCCGTACGTGAGCTCGCTCGTCCAGGGCGACGGGAACACCTTCGAGCTCACGCTGACCCCGCGCTAG
- a CDS encoding serine/threonine-protein kinase: protein MKPLNPGEPRQIGPYRIIAEIGEGGMGRVVLGLAPDGRLVAVKQLHARFAHDPRFRERFRREVATSRLVSGAYTAAVMDADAEAETPWLASVFVTGPSLKEAVDAAGPLPAESVRLLASGLAAALTEIHRVGLIHRDLKPGNIILTNDGPRVIDFGIARVAEDAQELTGTGAIIGSPAFMSPEQAGSGQVTGASDVFSLGAILIMASTGRGPFTGPTAPQTLYNVVHGTADFSVVPEEIRRLAEPCLAKDPARRPTPEQILDFLGPVPPGAAPWPPAVHVRIQRQDAEVRSVLALPLPIWRPPPKKMAPKTKKILFGALAAVVLLVVSGMVALGLAIADYAKPENPGTTSLSATDALGPERLRLVDPCKVLAGRFVPEFGTVKPDTVLTFPARCKYTGLKGVDFELRLGEGVSAGSLERTGRTAEGLPLLRSTISGGCDSVAQLPADRRLGVVVSHPGRNGDPCKAADDMLAAALTRLRTHEVDRDGDPASILPLDPCAAADPAVLAKNVAGGQAAPRTLRICQWEGGGDTLTVEFQRGSYAPEGSPVDLGSGVTGDLREFGGSNCAVTWQHRPLSDREAEHVAVRLLAREDGRACDRAKEVAVSVAAKLPKP from the coding sequence GTGAAACCGTTGAACCCCGGGGAACCCCGGCAGATCGGCCCGTACCGGATCATCGCCGAGATCGGTGAAGGCGGCATGGGGCGCGTCGTACTCGGCCTGGCCCCGGACGGCAGGCTCGTCGCGGTCAAACAGCTGCACGCCCGGTTCGCGCACGATCCGCGCTTCCGTGAGCGGTTCCGGCGCGAGGTCGCCACGTCGCGGCTGGTTTCCGGCGCGTACACCGCGGCCGTCATGGACGCCGACGCGGAAGCGGAAACCCCGTGGCTCGCCTCGGTCTTCGTCACCGGTCCGTCGCTGAAGGAGGCCGTGGACGCCGCCGGCCCACTGCCCGCCGAGTCGGTCCGGCTGCTGGCGTCCGGCCTCGCCGCGGCGTTGACGGAGATCCACCGCGTCGGGTTGATCCACCGGGACCTCAAGCCCGGTAACATCATCCTGACGAATGACGGGCCCAGGGTGATCGACTTCGGCATCGCGCGGGTGGCGGAGGACGCACAGGAGCTCACCGGGACGGGCGCGATCATCGGTTCGCCCGCCTTCATGTCACCGGAGCAGGCGGGCAGCGGACAGGTCACCGGTGCGAGCGACGTGTTCTCCCTCGGCGCGATCCTGATCATGGCGTCGACCGGACGCGGCCCGTTCACCGGCCCGACCGCACCCCAGACGCTGTATAACGTCGTTCACGGCACGGCGGATTTCAGCGTGGTTCCGGAGGAGATCCGGCGGCTCGCCGAACCCTGTCTGGCCAAGGATCCGGCGCGACGGCCGACACCGGAACAGATCCTGGACTTCCTCGGCCCGGTCCCGCCCGGCGCGGCGCCCTGGCCACCCGCCGTGCACGTCCGGATCCAGCGGCAGGACGCCGAGGTGCGCTCCGTGCTGGCACTGCCGCTGCCGATCTGGCGGCCACCGCCGAAGAAGATGGCACCGAAGACGAAGAAGATCCTGTTCGGCGCGCTCGCCGCGGTCGTCCTGCTCGTGGTGTCGGGGATGGTCGCGCTCGGTCTCGCCATCGCCGACTACGCCAAGCCGGAGAACCCCGGAACGACTTCGCTGTCGGCGACCGACGCGCTCGGCCCGGAACGCCTGCGGCTGGTGGACCCGTGCAAGGTGCTCGCCGGCCGGTTCGTGCCGGAGTTCGGCACCGTGAAACCGGACACGGTCCTGACCTTTCCGGCCCGCTGCAAGTACACCGGCCTCAAGGGCGTCGACTTCGAGCTGCGGCTCGGCGAAGGCGTGTCCGCCGGCAGCCTCGAGCGGACCGGACGCACCGCCGAAGGACTTCCGTTGCTGCGCAGCACGATCAGCGGTGGCTGTGATTCGGTCGCGCAGCTGCCGGCGGACCGGCGGCTCGGTGTCGTCGTCTCCCATCCTGGCCGGAACGGAGATCCCTGCAAGGCCGCCGACGACATGCTCGCCGCCGCCCTCACCCGGCTGCGCACCCACGAGGTCGACCGTGACGGCGACCCGGCGAGCATCCTTCCGCTCGACCCGTGCGCGGCCGCCGATCCGGCGGTGCTCGCCAAGAACGTGGCAGGCGGGCAGGCGGCCCCGCGGACGTTGCGGATCTGCCAGTGGGAGGGCGGCGGCGACACGCTGACCGTCGAATTCCAGCGGGGTTCGTACGCACCCGAGGGTTCGCCGGTGGATCTCGGCAGCGGAGTCACCGGCGACCTCAGGGAGTTCGGTGGCTCGAACTGTGCCGTGACGTGGCAGCATCGTCCGCTGTCGGACCGCGAGGCCGAACACGTCGCCGTCCGGCTGCTCGCGCGCGAGGACGGACGCGCCTGCGATCGGGCGAAGGAGGTCGCGGTCTCGGTCGCCGCCAAGCTGCCGAAACCCTGA
- a CDS encoding serine/threonine-protein kinase: MKPLNTGEPTGVGRYRVFAALGEGGMGRVLLGVSSDGRLVAIKQVHPGFAHDPGFRERFRREVETSRLVSGAYTAPVMDADPHAPTPWLASVFVPGPALSEAVSVGGPLPPMALRQLAAGLALALGDIHRAGLIHRDLKPSNVILAGDGPRVIDFGIARAVEGDSDLTHTGAVIGSPGFMSPEQAEGKPLTAAGDMFSFGALLVMAATGRSPFTGTSTPHTLYNVVHVQPDLRCLAPELRQIVEPCLAKDPAARPSPAWVLERLGPIPPMTSPWPPMVSQLIETQQAEIRRLLNPPPPKRSRRGLYAGLAAATVVLLAGGAVAAVSLSGEDAPPAAIAPSSSLQPDEPIATPVNQDPLGPDSLRRVDLCKVLAGREVPGFGKLSTEIDIHFDSCTYSSPTGEWLELGIGGDLVDGQAGGDLEGLPLRIKGSGDACAVAVPVSGLPNTKLAARVDSMSTKDEACSVVKAALTDAVERIRAGGHERALPAGTLAPLDPCALLGPATTDRLIGPVVETFREHLHQCRYDAAGSVRVSFVRAYPPVQPKDSYYTETATLDLGGAKVYLAKKDDGVARSLCSLTWQHRSVSERDGENVELTVGTSGTKMSADEACEKAKGFAGALLPKLPKP, encoded by the coding sequence GTGAAGCCGTTGAACACCGGCGAACCCACCGGCGTGGGACGTTACCGGGTGTTCGCCGCGCTCGGTGAGGGCGGGATGGGCCGGGTGCTGCTCGGGGTCTCCTCCGATGGGCGCTTGGTCGCGATCAAGCAGGTCCACCCGGGTTTCGCGCACGACCCCGGCTTCCGCGAGCGGTTCCGCCGGGAGGTCGAGACCTCCCGGCTCGTGTCCGGCGCGTACACCGCCCCGGTCATGGACGCCGATCCGCACGCGCCGACACCGTGGCTGGCGTCGGTGTTCGTGCCAGGGCCTGCCCTGTCCGAGGCGGTCTCCGTGGGCGGGCCACTGCCGCCGATGGCGCTGCGGCAGCTCGCCGCGGGGCTCGCGCTGGCGCTGGGCGACATCCACCGCGCCGGGCTGATCCACCGGGACCTGAAACCGAGCAACGTCATCCTCGCCGGTGACGGCCCCCGCGTGATCGACTTCGGGATCGCCCGCGCCGTCGAGGGCGACTCCGACCTCACCCACACCGGCGCTGTCATCGGCTCGCCCGGGTTCATGTCGCCGGAGCAGGCCGAGGGCAAGCCGCTGACCGCGGCCGGCGACATGTTCTCCTTCGGCGCGCTGCTGGTGATGGCCGCGACCGGGAGGAGCCCCTTCACCGGCACGTCCACTCCGCACACCCTGTACAACGTCGTGCACGTCCAGCCCGATCTGCGGTGTCTGGCGCCGGAGCTGCGGCAGATCGTCGAGCCGTGCCTGGCGAAGGACCCGGCGGCCCGGCCGTCCCCGGCCTGGGTGCTGGAGCGGCTCGGCCCGATCCCGCCGATGACCAGCCCGTGGCCGCCGATGGTGTCGCAGCTCATCGAGACCCAGCAGGCGGAGATCCGGCGGCTGCTGAACCCGCCTCCGCCGAAGCGATCCCGGCGCGGTCTGTACGCGGGACTGGCCGCGGCCACCGTGGTGCTGCTGGCCGGTGGCGCCGTCGCGGCGGTTTCGCTGTCCGGGGAAGACGCGCCCCCGGCCGCCATCGCGCCGAGTTCGTCACTGCAGCCGGACGAACCGATCGCCACCCCGGTCAACCAGGATCCGCTCGGCCCGGACAGCCTGCGCCGAGTCGACCTGTGCAAGGTGCTCGCGGGCCGGGAGGTGCCCGGGTTCGGCAAGCTGAGCACGGAGATCGACATCCATTTCGACTCGTGCACGTATTCCTCGCCCACGGGCGAATGGCTGGAGCTGGGTATCGGCGGCGACCTGGTCGACGGCCAAGCCGGCGGTGACCTGGAAGGGCTTCCGCTGCGCATCAAGGGCTCCGGCGACGCGTGCGCGGTCGCCGTCCCGGTCAGTGGCCTGCCGAACACCAAACTCGCCGCCCGCGTCGATTCGATGTCCACGAAGGACGAGGCGTGTTCGGTGGTGAAGGCCGCGCTCACCGACGCGGTCGAGCGGATCCGCGCCGGAGGCCACGAGCGCGCGCTTCCGGCGGGCACACTGGCTCCGCTGGACCCGTGCGCGCTGCTCGGCCCCGCGACCACGGACCGGCTGATCGGCCCGGTCGTCGAAACGTTCCGCGAACATCTGCACCAATGCCGGTACGACGCGGCGGGCAGTGTCCGGGTGAGCTTCGTACGGGCGTATCCGCCGGTGCAACCGAAGGATTCGTACTACACCGAGACCGCCACCCTGGATCTCGGCGGAGCCAAGGTATACCTGGCGAAGAAGGACGACGGCGTCGCCCGTTCCCTCTGCTCGCTGACCTGGCAACACCGATCCGTCAGTGAGCGCGACGGGGAGAACGTCGAGCTGACCGTCGGGACCAGTGGTACCAAGATGTCGGCCGACGAAGCCTGCGAGAAGGCGAAGGGATTCGCCGGGGCGCTGCTGCCGAAACTTCCGAAACCCTAG
- a CDS encoding MFS transporter, with the protein MTTARAERAVIRAWPLLAVLGAGLFLVAVDATVLHVALPDLVRQLRPGAAAQVWIVAIYPLTAAPLLLPFGTLGDRYGRRRVLVSGYVVFGVASLGCAFAPNVPVLLGFRALLGCGGAMIMPVTMSLLRELFPEQRHRRTAIAVCSGIAGTGSVFGPILGGVLVEAWGWRATFLLNPPVILAAVVLALRWLPRNPPGRRPWDALGAALAAGGVLGIAFAAGQPGSWMTAAVSGVTGSVLIGLFLRRQRRTDPPLLDLTLFRLPGVRAAVGGVLLVMSTLVGLGLLFAQYLQVVLGLSPTAAASRLLLVLGASAVGSVVAPSLLGRFGNARVRTAGFAVTAVSLLVPAAGPAALTSPVLLAAGMTGLGLGMALALTSSTDTLLSATSEDQAGGAAAVEKTGYELGAGFGTTVFGSLAAAVYAGHLSVPAGLPEPARLLALSGPAQAEAAASGLEPRLAGEVLEAAKAACTTGLQVSAAVAGGLFLVAVLVSAGVPRR; encoded by the coding sequence GTGACCACGGCCCGGGCCGAGCGAGCGGTCATCCGCGCCTGGCCGCTGCTGGCGGTACTCGGCGCCGGGCTCTTCCTCGTCGCGGTGGACGCGACCGTGCTGCACGTCGCGTTGCCCGACCTCGTCCGGCAGTTGCGGCCCGGCGCGGCGGCGCAGGTGTGGATCGTGGCGATCTACCCGCTGACCGCCGCGCCGCTGCTGCTGCCGTTCGGCACCCTCGGCGACCGGTACGGGCGACGGCGTGTGCTGGTCTCCGGGTACGTCGTGTTCGGTGTCGCGTCGCTCGGCTGCGCGTTCGCGCCGAACGTCCCGGTCCTGCTGGGTTTCCGCGCCCTGCTCGGCTGTGGCGGCGCGATGATCATGCCGGTGACGATGTCGCTGCTCCGCGAGCTTTTCCCGGAGCAGCGGCATCGCCGCACGGCGATCGCGGTGTGCAGCGGGATCGCGGGCACCGGGTCGGTGTTCGGGCCGATCCTCGGCGGGGTGCTCGTCGAGGCATGGGGCTGGCGGGCCACGTTCCTGCTGAACCCGCCGGTGATCCTGGCGGCGGTGGTACTGGCGCTGCGGTGGCTCCCCCGTAATCCGCCGGGCCGGCGGCCGTGGGACGCGCTCGGCGCCGCCCTCGCGGCGGGCGGTGTCCTGGGGATCGCGTTCGCCGCCGGGCAGCCCGGTTCCTGGATGACGGCCGCCGTTTCGGGGGTGACCGGCAGTGTCCTCATCGGACTGTTCCTGCGCCGCCAGCGCCGGACCGATCCGCCGCTGCTGGACCTCACCCTGTTCCGTCTGCCGGGAGTGCGAGCCGCGGTGGGCGGGGTGCTGCTGGTGATGAGCACACTGGTCGGCCTTGGCCTGCTGTTCGCCCAGTACCTCCAGGTGGTGCTCGGCCTCTCGCCCACGGCGGCGGCGTCCCGGCTGCTCCTGGTGCTGGGTGCTTCGGCCGTCGGCAGTGTCGTGGCCCCTTCGCTGCTGGGACGGTTCGGCAACGCGCGGGTCCGCACGGCCGGGTTCGCGGTGACGGCGGTGTCGTTGCTGGTCCCGGCGGCGGGTCCGGCCGCGCTGACCTCACCGGTGCTGCTCGCTGCCGGAATGACGGGACTGGGGCTGGGTATGGCGCTCGCACTCACTTCGAGCACCGACACCCTCCTCTCGGCGACCTCGGAAGACCAAGCGGGCGGCGCCGCCGCGGTGGAGAAGACGGGCTACGAACTCGGCGCCGGTTTCGGGACGACGGTGTTCGGCTCCCTGGCGGCCGCGGTGTACGCGGGGCACTTGTCCGTTCCGGCCGGGCTACCCGAACCGGCGCGGCTGCTCGCCTTGTCGGGACCCGCTCAAGCCGAAGCGGCTGCCTCGGGTCTTGAGCCGCGTTTGGCCGGTGAAGTGCTGGAAGCCGCGAAAGCCGCCTGCACCACAGGACTACAGGTGTCGGCGGCCGTCGCTGGTGGACTGTTTCTGGTGGCCGTTCTCGTCAGCGCGGGCGTGCCTCGTCGGTGA
- a CDS encoding DUF6801 domain-containing protein: MSHRRGTKKAVAAAAAGAVGLATAVLVVGAQSSVADPISLPLNYHCDLPLVGSQSLKVVINTDLPLSVKTGQPTGTFDIKAVSTINADTVSGLNLIGATTLEGQAIAAATVAAPGLNLPVSVPNDIAKQNIPTSGEMTVNAVGKTPSLTFNQPGEAKITVGDLRLKVTPRKADGSVTGITPDGTIDAPCKQDPGQNNTLATIKIGDGGGGTTTPTTPTTPTTPTTPTTPTTPTTPTTPTTTTPGGGGIKYAFNIKGQTALKSLGSTAAINGGFDADVDLASKTFTGDLKLEPTSTQFKLFGFVDGRSEVKVEQVGKQSGELVGTGFKAHIKFNVFLPSVQIFGIPLSSDPKCGTVSPSTSEMTTGADFDLLKGGKLTGTYSLSALQNCGSFNDIISMFAKSDGNTLDLNLTKK; this comes from the coding sequence GTGAGTCACCGTAGAGGAACCAAGAAGGCGGTCGCCGCCGCCGCTGCCGGGGCCGTGGGGCTTGCCACCGCGGTACTCGTGGTCGGGGCGCAGTCCAGTGTCGCCGATCCGATCTCGCTGCCCCTGAACTACCACTGCGACCTGCCGCTCGTGGGGTCACAGTCGCTGAAGGTGGTGATCAACACCGATCTTCCGCTGTCGGTCAAGACCGGTCAGCCGACCGGCACGTTCGACATCAAGGCCGTCTCCACGATCAACGCGGACACGGTCAGCGGGCTCAACCTGATCGGTGCGACCACGCTGGAAGGACAGGCCATCGCGGCGGCGACCGTGGCGGCGCCGGGGCTCAACCTCCCGGTCAGCGTCCCGAACGACATCGCCAAGCAGAACATCCCCACCTCGGGCGAGATGACGGTCAACGCGGTGGGCAAGACGCCTTCGCTGACCTTCAACCAGCCCGGCGAAGCGAAGATCACCGTGGGCGACCTGCGGTTGAAGGTCACCCCGCGCAAGGCCGACGGTTCGGTCACCGGCATCACGCCGGACGGCACGATCGACGCGCCGTGCAAGCAGGATCCCGGCCAGAACAACACCCTGGCCACGATCAAGATCGGTGACGGCGGTGGCGGCACGACCACGCCCACCACCCCGACCACGCCCACCACCCCGACCACTCCCACCACCCCCACGACGCCGACCACGCCGACGACCCCGACCACCACCACGCCCGGTGGCGGCGGGATCAAGTACGCGTTCAACATCAAGGGACAGACCGCGCTGAAGTCGCTCGGCAGCACGGCGGCCATCAACGGTGGTTTCGACGCGGACGTGGACCTCGCGTCGAAGACGTTCACCGGTGACCTGAAGCTCGAACCGACGTCGACCCAGTTCAAGCTGTTCGGGTTCGTCGACGGACGTTCCGAGGTCAAGGTCGAGCAGGTCGGCAAGCAGTCCGGTGAGCTCGTCGGCACCGGGTTCAAGGCGCACATCAAGTTCAACGTGTTCCTGCCGAGCGTGCAGATCTTCGGGATCCCTCTCAGCAGCGACCCGAAGTGCGGCACGGTCAGCCCGTCCACCAGCGAAATGACCACCGGTGCGGACTTCGACCTGCTCAAGGGCGGGAAGCTCACCGGTACCTACTCGCTGTCGGCCCTGCAGAACTGTGGTTCGTTCAACGACATCATCAGCATGTTCGCCAAGAGCGACGGCAACACGCTCGATCTGAACCTCACCAAGAAGTAA
- a CDS encoding PucR family transcriptional regulator, protein MSWQPVGALWASLPRELGDAVRPRIPAIARQCVEAVVSEIGECAEVFGDSEARAAAVELARRGIERAIDRIGVPELLQDDLLADFRTQGRMAFHQGLSREAAQAAFRVSSRVLWRSIAAAGRRLRLPGDVLYGAAECLFGDVVEVTMALTDGYNAARAEATGPAEQRARLFRLLTGGAGYSQADAGALAVAIGWRIPDRITAVVFTAAPGAPAFPAGLLPSAIPVDLVSDAPGALVACPEADLGGLRELPSGWSATVGVAVPTTKAAESFRIARRASELAQRGMLTAVGPVLWCEEHLTTLLLLADEFLLDRLAVEALEPLSGLAPRQHDELSATLLTQVQTRGSAPEIARQLAVHPQTVRARLRRLTELFGERLDDPDQRLRIELALRAERLRPAEA, encoded by the coding sequence GTGAGCTGGCAGCCCGTCGGCGCCTTGTGGGCAAGCCTGCCGAGGGAACTCGGCGACGCCGTCCGCCCGCGGATCCCGGCGATCGCCCGGCAGTGCGTCGAAGCCGTGGTGTCCGAGATCGGTGAATGTGCCGAAGTGTTCGGCGACAGTGAGGCCCGTGCCGCCGCCGTCGAGCTGGCCAGGCGCGGTATCGAACGCGCGATAGACCGGATCGGCGTTCCCGAACTGCTGCAGGACGACCTGCTGGCGGATTTCCGCACGCAGGGCCGGATGGCGTTCCACCAGGGACTCAGCCGTGAGGCCGCGCAGGCGGCGTTCAGGGTCTCGAGCCGGGTGCTGTGGCGTTCGATCGCCGCGGCGGGTCGACGGCTCCGGCTGCCGGGCGACGTGCTCTACGGCGCGGCGGAGTGCCTGTTCGGCGACGTCGTCGAGGTGACGATGGCGCTGACCGACGGGTACAACGCCGCCCGAGCCGAGGCGACGGGTCCGGCGGAGCAGCGGGCGCGGTTGTTCCGGCTGCTGACCGGTGGTGCCGGATACAGCCAGGCCGACGCCGGCGCGCTCGCCGTCGCCATCGGCTGGCGGATCCCGGACCGGATCACCGCCGTCGTCTTCACCGCGGCGCCCGGCGCGCCCGCGTTCCCCGCCGGCTTGCTGCCCTCGGCGATTCCCGTGGACCTCGTCTCCGACGCGCCCGGCGCACTCGTCGCGTGTCCCGAAGCCGACCTCGGCGGCCTGCGGGAACTGCCTTCCGGCTGGTCGGCGACGGTCGGGGTGGCCGTCCCGACGACGAAGGCCGCCGAATCGTTCCGGATCGCGCGCCGCGCGTCCGAACTGGCCCAGCGGGGGATGCTCACCGCGGTCGGGCCGGTGCTGTGGTGCGAGGAGCACCTCACCACCCTGCTGTTGCTCGCCGACGAGTTCCTGCTCGACCGGCTGGCCGTCGAGGCGCTGGAGCCCTTGTCGGGGCTGGCACCGCGCCAGCACGACGAGCTGTCGGCGACCCTGCTCACGCAGGTGCAGACGCGGGGGAGCGCGCCAGAGATCGCCCGGCAGCTCGCCGTGCACCCGCAGACGGTGCGGGCCCGGCTGCGGCGGCTCACGGAGTTGTTCGGCGAACGGCTGGACGATCCGGATCAGCGGCTGCGGATCGAGCTGGCGCTGCGCGCCGAACGGCTGCGGCCCGCCGAAGCCTGA
- a CDS encoding GtrA family protein — MLRTAPSSFVDGVATGGARTGKRRELLRFATVGLAAFGLTLGVNYGLKLTVLQEKPVTALAIATVMATAFAYLLSRRWSFPTRGGRRRLPEAALFFVVNAIAVTITLCPPLISRYVLRLEASEIGFLAQEIADFVSGMLLGTAAGSAFRWWGYRRWVFPVADARQASAGRSRSARSASSIRSR; from the coding sequence GTGCTCAGAACCGCGCCTTCGTCCTTTGTAGACGGTGTGGCCACCGGCGGTGCGCGGACCGGGAAGCGGCGTGAGCTGCTCCGGTTCGCCACCGTCGGCCTCGCCGCGTTCGGCCTCACCCTCGGCGTCAACTACGGGCTGAAACTGACCGTCCTGCAGGAGAAACCGGTCACGGCGCTGGCCATCGCCACCGTCATGGCGACGGCGTTCGCGTACCTGCTCTCCCGGCGCTGGTCGTTTCCCACCCGCGGCGGCAGGCGGCGGCTCCCCGAGGCGGCGTTGTTCTTCGTGGTCAACGCCATCGCCGTGACCATCACCCTGTGCCCGCCACTGATCTCGCGCTACGTCCTGCGGCTCGAAGCCTCCGAAATCGGCTTCCTCGCCCAGGAGATCGCCGACTTCGTCAGCGGCATGCTGCTCGGCACCGCGGCGGGTTCGGCGTTCCGCTGGTGGGGCTACCGTCGCTGGGTGTTCCCCGTCGCCGACGCCCGTCAGGCTTCGGCGGGCCGCAGCCGTTCGGCGCGCAGCGCCAGCTCGATCCGCAGCCGCTGA
- a CDS encoding lipase family protein has translation MPTPFPRPSRRILAAALAIVLSAGLLTVLSGSPASSAVAAPSDDSFYTPPSPLPAGKPGDIIRSRISKAGPRKDSVDAWQVMYLSTDALGRPDAVTGTVLVPKNVDPAKAPIVSFAAGTHGPAFDCTPSKMIDIGAFYEQSGLDDALDAGYAVALTDYEGYRRDPKTTYVVGRSEGPAVIDAVRAAQRLPEAKLSTDAKVLFRGYSQGGGAAAWAGELQPAYAPEMNLVGVAAGGVPADLVQVTLQLDGKSGFGVFAYALVGLDNAYPELKLDSFLSDNGRVKLAEMQKSACTFELLTTYANQKIADYTTSAGYVRPEWVKRLNENKLGGTPPKVPVLLYHATQDQLVQFAQADALHKTYCTAGVKTTWKTFDTDHITAVYTGNADVLAFLEDRVAGVPATSNC, from the coding sequence GTGCCGACCCCGTTCCCCCGCCCGTCCCGCCGGATACTCGCCGCCGCGCTGGCGATCGTCCTGTCCGCCGGTCTCTTGACCGTGCTGAGCGGGAGCCCGGCGAGTTCCGCCGTCGCGGCGCCGTCCGACGACTCGTTCTACACCCCGCCGTCCCCGCTCCCGGCGGGCAAGCCGGGCGACATCATCCGCTCGCGGATCTCGAAAGCCGGTCCGCGCAAGGATTCCGTCGACGCGTGGCAGGTCATGTACCTGTCGACGGACGCCCTCGGGCGGCCGGACGCGGTGACCGGGACCGTGCTGGTGCCGAAGAACGTCGACCCGGCGAAGGCGCCGATCGTCTCGTTCGCCGCCGGTACGCACGGTCCGGCGTTCGACTGCACGCCGTCGAAGATGATCGACATCGGCGCGTTCTACGAGCAGTCGGGCCTCGACGACGCGCTCGACGCCGGGTACGCCGTCGCGCTCACCGACTACGAGGGCTACCGCCGGGATCCGAAGACGACGTACGTGGTCGGACGTTCGGAGGGACCGGCGGTCATCGACGCGGTCCGGGCCGCGCAACGTCTGCCGGAGGCGAAACTGTCCACCGACGCCAAGGTGCTCTTCCGCGGGTACTCCCAGGGCGGCGGGGCGGCGGCCTGGGCCGGTGAACTGCAACCGGCCTACGCACCGGAGATGAACCTCGTCGGCGTCGCCGCCGGCGGGGTGCCCGCCGACCTCGTGCAGGTCACCCTGCAGCTCGACGGGAAGTCCGGCTTCGGCGTCTTCGCCTATGCCTTGGTCGGCCTGGACAACGCCTATCCCGAACTGAAGCTGGACTCGTTCCTCAGCGACAACGGTCGCGTGAAGCTGGCGGAAATGCAGAAGAGCGCTTGCACGTTCGAACTGCTCACCACCTACGCGAACCAGAAGATCGCCGACTACACGACCAGCGCCGGCTACGTGCGGCCGGAATGGGTGAAGCGGCTCAACGAGAACAAGCTCGGCGGCACACCGCCGAAGGTTCCGGTGCTCCTGTACCACGCCACCCAGGACCAGCTCGTGCAGTTCGCCCAGGCCGACGCGTTGCACAAGACCTACTGCACCGCCGGGGTCAAGACGACCTGGAAGACCTTCGACACCGACCACATCACGGCGGTCTACACCGGCAACGCCGACGTGCTCGCCTTCCTCGAAGATCGGGTCGCGGGCGTCCCGGCGACGTCGAACTGCTGA